A genomic segment from Lutzomyia longipalpis isolate SR_M1_2022 chromosome 3, ASM2433408v1 encodes:
- the LOC129791963 gene encoding uncharacterized protein LOC129791963 yields MFHGKLTIGALLYLSLLKFCENSPLMSNRRPPIARNSGMNSLMLPSNATSIRADISDGFSCENRDYGYYADVANDCQIFHVCLPVMFANQRKSRTYQWSFICPEETLFSQDAFTCVRAEDMTIRCEESEKFYDLNGKFGGMMEGEEMGQFRDVTTTARVEATTTAAEDPTSSPTMQTMKDEGATNESDVRFEMNEDADELGSSSSTSEMILESQPLNSMPDGSESILRNIESIVDKAARDLERVNGTAPLTRTKRKGQRRRFLFAADA; encoded by the exons ATGTTTCACGGAAAACTTACAATTGGAGCTCTTTTGTACCTATCCTTGCTGAAATTCTGTGAGAATTCTCCGCTAATGTCG AATAGACGCCCACCGATAGCTAGAAATTCAGGAATGAACTCCTTGATGCTTCCTAGCAATGCTACATCAATTAGGGCAGACATTTCTGATGGGTTCTCATGCGAGAACCGTGACTACGGATACTACGCCGATGTGGCGAATGATTGTCAAATCTTTCACGTCTGCCTACCGGTAATGTTTGCGAATCAACGGAAATCTCGGACATATCAGTGGAGTTTTATATGTCCGGAAGAGACACTCTTCAGCCAGGATGCCTTCACGTGTGTACGTGCTgaagatatgaccattcgTTGTGAGGAAAGTGAAAAGTTCTACgatctcaatgggaaattcGGTGGAATGATGGAGGGTGAAGAAATGGGGCAGTTTAGGGATGTCACGACCACAGCTAGAGTTGAAGCAACAACCACAGCTGCGGAAGATCCCACGAGTTCTCCCACAATGCAGACAATGAAGGATGAAGGCGCCACCAATGAGAGTGATGTGAGATTTGAAATGAATGAAGATGCTGATGAACttggcagcagcagcagcacctCTGAGATGATTCTCGAATCTCAGCCACTGAATTCAATGCCTGATGGCAGTGAGAGCATACTGCGGAACATTGAGAGTATTGTGGATAAAGCTGCGAGAGATCTCGAGAGGGTAAACGGAACAGCACCTCTGACCCGTACAAAGAGAAAAGGTCAACGGCGAAGATTTTTGTTCGCAGCTGATGCATGA